A genomic segment from Elusimicrobiota bacterium encodes:
- a CDS encoding AAA family ATPase, with translation MYLKAVELCGFKSFADKTHLTFDKQLTAVVGPNGCGKSNVVDAIRWCLGEQSASSLRTPQMMGIVFNGSQTRAPLNLAEVSLTFDNSSNILPIDYTEVTITRRLFRSGESEYYINKVQCRLKDIRDMFLDTGVGREGYSIFEQGKVELITNAKPEERRAIFEEAAGVSKYKVRREETLRKLDRVHQDMNRVNDIIGVIKEQINSLESAVRKAKLYQKNQEELRTLETADTTQKIAALESELAPATSQLEELNNNALEKNTLKDQLEADVSNIQVEKTTIEKDLADNHSLLSQIDTEIAQLEERVKISQVRVKEFKERQETLTNNISNFDSTRKSLENQINTINSELQKAEETFNEHTRYYEEKKSNYENIKSEITKNTQQISKLNSYVFELVDKKTQINNDIATISNNAIATKTNISVQNQELKKVSDEKLSIEKELGNLRAQQNQSNETLSAAKQEHESLNSKISGLKEEIEILELEKDAIKQKYYELNSKMVAVRELQQKNPQLSTVHYILSSNFQGIHGTLNSILSIHDLHEELVSNLLGDKLNYLLCDTLTDAKTVIEHLEQNKKGRATFIILESLPETHSAWKNFLGELRTEKPISSAVTYDPKWEKLVRFVFNNTYFSGNTVYQETVMHGGAYETKQVSPEIECKEIEEQIANLKTQENANNETLQSKEKEISELVQLQKQKYDELQQLAFNQAVFEKELSNKSGQFDLSKIEEETIQSEIKHLSEEELKLEENSPLLKNELAQIEKNTITAQTEMTQLELSVNELKDKEAGAGSEFTESAKSLSTFEERLKSYKREYETLNSNLKLQQDQYLQSTNEIQSLSERIIEQETVFAAESKNIDKLYESRAEFDKKVSELKLQQNNVYKILEQKQNQLNHLRNEITKLSEKIHDLQIIQKTKEIEKNNFETKLREAGLEYADVKDSYINIAVDPDEIIRLRRRIESIGPVNLTAQEQYTDLEKRYNFLFEQQQDLIKAEEDLRQAITKLNSSIQASFHETFDKVRENFKKLFSQLFEGGESDLILTDENNLLESGIDIVAQPQGKKLQSISLLSGGEKALTAIALLFAFFMVRPSPICILDEVDAPLDESNVTRFINIIKVFSANSQFLMITHNKRTMEAADILYGVTMEEFGISKIISIRLHKQEIPGLIAEREPEETAN, from the coding sequence ATGTATTTAAAAGCAGTTGAATTATGCGGTTTTAAATCTTTCGCTGACAAAACACACCTAACCTTTGACAAGCAATTAACAGCAGTTGTCGGACCCAATGGCTGCGGCAAATCGAACGTTGTTGATGCCATCAGATGGTGCCTTGGCGAACAGAGCGCCAGCTCCCTTCGTACCCCTCAAATGATGGGAATAGTTTTTAACGGCTCACAAACAAGAGCGCCCCTTAACCTGGCAGAAGTTTCGCTTACCTTTGATAATTCAAGCAACATACTCCCTATAGATTATACTGAAGTTACGATAACCAGAAGATTATTCAGGTCCGGTGAAAGCGAATATTATATCAACAAAGTGCAGTGCCGTTTGAAAGATATTCGTGACATGTTCCTGGATACCGGCGTAGGCAGAGAAGGCTACTCCATTTTTGAACAGGGCAAGGTTGAGCTGATTACAAATGCCAAACCCGAAGAACGCAGGGCCATTTTTGAGGAAGCAGCCGGAGTATCAAAGTATAAAGTGCGCCGCGAAGAAACCTTGCGCAAACTGGACAGGGTTCACCAGGACATGAACCGCGTTAATGACATTATCGGCGTAATAAAAGAACAGATAAATTCCCTTGAAAGCGCCGTAAGAAAAGCAAAACTTTACCAGAAAAACCAGGAAGAACTGCGTACCCTTGAAACAGCTGATACAACCCAAAAGATAGCAGCGCTTGAAAGCGAGCTCGCTCCTGCTACATCGCAACTGGAAGAACTTAACAACAATGCTCTTGAAAAAAACACACTTAAAGACCAGCTTGAAGCCGACGTATCAAATATACAGGTAGAAAAAACAACCATTGAAAAAGACCTTGCAGATAATCACTCCTTGCTTAGCCAGATAGATACAGAAATAGCCCAGCTGGAAGAACGCGTTAAAATTTCGCAGGTAAGGGTCAAGGAATTCAAGGAAAGACAAGAAACCCTGACTAATAATATCAGCAATTTTGATTCAACGCGCAAATCACTTGAAAACCAGATAAACACCATTAATTCTGAGCTCCAGAAAGCCGAAGAAACTTTTAACGAACACACTCGCTATTACGAAGAGAAAAAATCCAATTATGAAAATATAAAATCTGAAATCACAAAAAACACCCAGCAAATCAGCAAATTAAACAGCTATGTTTTTGAGCTGGTCGACAAGAAAACACAAATCAACAACGATATTGCAACTATCAGCAATAACGCTATAGCTACAAAAACAAATATTTCCGTTCAGAACCAGGAATTGAAAAAAGTTTCTGATGAAAAACTTTCAATCGAAAAAGAACTTGGGAATCTGCGCGCGCAGCAAAACCAGTCGAATGAAACTCTTTCAGCCGCAAAACAGGAACATGAAAGTTTAAACTCTAAAATCTCCGGCTTGAAAGAAGAAATTGAAATCCTTGAGCTGGAAAAAGACGCAATCAAGCAGAAATATTATGAATTAAATTCAAAAATGGTTGCAGTGCGCGAACTTCAGCAGAAAAACCCGCAATTAAGCACGGTCCATTATATTCTGTCCAGTAATTTCCAGGGAATTCATGGAACGCTAAACAGCATTTTGAGCATCCATGACCTGCATGAAGAGCTTGTTTCCAACCTGCTCGGGGATAAATTAAATTACCTTTTATGTGATACGCTTACGGATGCAAAAACCGTCATTGAACATCTTGAACAAAACAAAAAAGGCCGCGCAACTTTCATAATACTCGAGTCTCTTCCTGAAACTCATTCCGCGTGGAAAAACTTTTTAGGCGAGCTAAGAACAGAAAAACCTATCAGTTCCGCAGTAACCTATGACCCTAAATGGGAAAAACTTGTACGGTTTGTCTTTAATAACACTTATTTTTCAGGCAACACGGTTTATCAGGAAACTGTAATGCACGGCGGAGCATATGAAACAAAACAAGTAAGCCCGGAAATAGAATGCAAGGAGATTGAAGAACAAATCGCAAACCTTAAAACGCAGGAAAACGCGAATAACGAAACTCTTCAATCAAAGGAAAAAGAGATTTCTGAATTAGTCCAGCTGCAAAAGCAGAAATATGACGAACTTCAGCAATTAGCCTTTAATCAGGCTGTTTTTGAAAAAGAATTATCAAATAAATCGGGACAGTTTGACCTCTCCAAGATAGAGGAAGAAACAATACAGTCAGAAATCAAGCACCTTAGCGAAGAGGAACTTAAATTAGAAGAAAACTCACCCTTGCTTAAAAACGAACTTGCTCAAATCGAAAAAAATACAATTACTGCCCAGACTGAAATGACCCAATTGGAACTGTCTGTCAATGAGTTAAAGGACAAGGAAGCTGGCGCAGGCAGCGAATTCACAGAATCAGCAAAAAGCCTTTCAACTTTTGAAGAAAGGCTCAAATCCTACAAACGCGAATATGAAACGCTTAATTCAAACCTGAAGCTTCAGCAGGATCAATATTTGCAGTCTACCAATGAAATTCAATCCCTTTCGGAAAGAATCATCGAACAGGAAACTGTATTCGCTGCAGAATCAAAAAATATTGACAAACTTTACGAATCCAGGGCTGAATTCGATAAAAAAGTTTCTGAACTTAAACTTCAGCAAAATAATGTTTACAAAATATTGGAGCAGAAACAAAACCAGCTTAACCATTTGAGAAATGAAATCACCAAACTTTCAGAAAAAATACACGATTTACAGATAATCCAGAAAACAAAAGAAATAGAAAAGAATAATTTTGAAACCAAATTAAGAGAAGCGGGGCTGGAATACGCAGATGTGAAAGACAGTTATATCAACATTGCCGTTGACCCTGATGAAATTATCCGTTTAAGGCGCAGGATTGAGTCCATCGGGCCTGTGAACCTGACCGCGCAGGAACAATATACTGACCTGGAAAAACGTTATAACTTCCTTTTTGAGCAACAGCAGGATTTGATAAAAGCCGAGGAAGACCTGCGCCAGGCTATAACAAAACTAAATTCTTCGATTCAGGCAAGTTTCCATGAAACTTTTGATAAAGTAAGGGAAAACTTCAAGAAGCTTTTCAGCCAGTTATTTGAGGGAGGGGAATCAGACCTCATTCTTACGGATGAAAACAACCTGCTGGAATCCGGCATAGACATTGTAGCCCAGCCCCAGGGCAAGAAACTTCAAAGCATCAGCCTGCTTTCAGGCGGAGAAAAAGCCCTTACGGCAATAGCTCTCCTGTTTGCATTCTTTATGGTCAGGCCTTCGCCGATCTGTATTCTGGACGAGGTTGATGCGCCTCTTGATGAATCAAACGTTACGAGATTCATTAATATAATCAAAGTATTTTCTGCCAATTCTCAGTTCCTTATGATTACCCATAATAAACGCACCATGGAAGCAGCGGATATACTTTATGGCGTAACCATGGAAGAATTCGGCATATCGAAAATTATTTCTATCCGGCTTCACAAACAGGAAATACCCGGATTGATCGCGGAAAGAGAACCCGAAGAAACCGCTAATTAA